CTAAATCAAACCCCTGAATTCACTGAGTATGagggggtgtcccaatacttttgtccatatagtgtattcatGCAGACAGAAAAGATGAAAAGTCTACTGATGACTAGGTTTCTTTTGATTAGAGCAGGGATGACCACAACAAACTGGGTCACCAGTGATCTTTGACCAGGACCTCGAGTTTGATAATCATATCTCCACTCTGGTCAAAAGCAGCTTTTATTCTCTCTGAAATTCAAAAGATTCAATCATTTTTGTCTCTTAACAACCAGAAAAAGGTCATTCATGCATTCTCACTGAATCTCATTAGAATTACTCATAACCCATTTGCCTTAGTCACTCCTCATTAGAACGACTACAGTTGGTCCAAAATGCAGCATCTCAAATTCTCATGGGCACAATCAAGCATGGCATCAACTCTAACATCCCTCAAATGGCTCCTTGGTCAATTGTTAAGGCACTATAGGGGCTGGTACCCAGTTACACACAGTGTAAGACCTATTTTTTTAAACTTCCCATGGCTTGGAGAGCCCTGATAGTGTCCAATCAGTTCCTTCTAAGGGTCCTGCATTCAGGCTAATGGGTGATCAGGCTCTCTCTCAGTGACGGCCTGAAGGCTCTGGCCTTCTATTCAAGATCAGATGTGCACCTACCTTACGGTCTTTGAGGCTTAAAATGTACCGATTTTATTTGGCTTCTGAAACCAGCTTACTTTTCTACTAATGGTGTTAATCTTTCCTGAAAATCTCTGATAATTAATTTtttgcaatgtcagttttttggTTTTTGTAAATGCACTACAGAAGCAGATCATACTGACTATAATAGGACGACCAACTAGACACAGAGGGGTAACTCTGGATATTTATTTGATTGCTCAAAGCAGTATCATGTGAGAAGTGGTATGTTTTGCtattgggctccccctacagctgggAAGTGCAATTcgcttttactccactgctgtaaatacaaatcataatTTTCTATGCAGTCTTAATTAAACACCCCTGCTCTAGACTATCTGAGATGCCAAGAAACTTTAAACCAAACAggacaaaaaataaatcagataatcAGATGTTCTGACCGATCCAGTTTCGGGATAAACAGTAGAAACCTATTGAGAAATATCTGCTGAGAGTTTCAGCATTGACTCAAAGAGAAGACATAGGAGGACATGAAGTGGGCTCACTATATGGACAGGTCCCTGAGGCAAGACACATCAGTGCTATAACTGCTTATTAATGATTTTTAAGGGGTTTATTAAACTAAATAATAGCCATTACTTATGGATCAATTACCCATTTCAATTATCCAACTTTATAAGGGTGGTCCTATTTTACAGTGGTGCCTTAGATGACTCTTAAATGGTTGAGCAAGCATCACACCAAGTGCTCTCTCTGCACTCTTGGAAATTAAAGGTGCCacaaagagttctttgagtgatgccatagaagccACTTTtggtaaagaacccttaaattgtCAAAGAACCTTGACATTGATTTCTTTTAATGTtcttctttaaaggttcttcactctcaaaaaatggcatcacttaaagaaccctttgtaatGATTAATTTCCTTTTTAACATTAGGATTCATTTAGGGAGCCTTATACAGACGATAAACCACGATGACCGCAAACCTGACATCTGGGTCAAATggctttttttgcttttgtactAACAGAAAATATGcttataactttttttttttaatctgtgaAGTGACTTCAAACACGAATGAAAAAGTAATAGAATGTAATTGGAACTACATTATTGATGTAACTCAAAGCATGTGGAGATTAGTGGCAGCAGTTTTAATCAGTCAGGAATAACAgagcacattttaaaaaataataacctcCACACCCTTATCATGAATACTGATAAAGGACTAAATGTCTGTCTACGCAATGACTTTGAGTCTTGCCCTCACTGTAATGGTTACAGGACACTTCTAACAAACATGATTAAAGCAGCAAGATAGGGAGGAGGAGAGACCGTCTTTACCAAAGCAATAAGGAGTTAGGAAACCAATTACACTGTATTTCATCACACGTGGCAGTCTCAGTGTAATCGCATATAAAACCTGCACTATAAGCCATGCAATGACTCAATTGTAGGAGTTTGCTGTTTAAATGTACAAATGCAGGAATGTGTGCATCTGAAAAGCTGCCTGAAGGAACGTGGGAAAGCAACTCACTGATGTCTGCAGGTCTGgctggaggtggagggggtGAAGTATCACTGGCTGGAAGAGGCACCAGAGGGGCCACCGGAGAGAATGGAACCATGTCGAAAACATCTGTGGGGACCTTGGAGTTGCCACCCCCCTGCAGACAGAAAACATCAGGGATGCCTTAAAGCTGCAGTTTACATTTGATTGTTctataaaatctaaaaatagATGTTTTACAAGAGGGGGGAaggtgaaaaaataaaatatataattccaagtaattctgaaggatttctattggtccattcatcattaattaCAATGAATAGAACAACTGACAGGTTCAGAGGTTCACAGACTGACAGATTCACATTGGAAAAAACAAAGTGTCAAGAAGTGAAAAGTGGTTTGTACTCGCTCTGAAAATGTGTAGAAATGTGTTGGTTGCTtgtatgaaattattattaaatgtattaaaaaaatttTCAAATTCTTTAGCAAcaaatattatacaaatatagTGTATTCACATTCAGCTTTTATcttttaaacaaaaaataagaaaGTAGCCACTTGACTCCTTTTATATGGTTCAAACATTTCTGttctgcaccgaagtggtggaaccaacttcccctgggtgtctgaaggGCAGGCTCCaatgctcactgtcttcaaacccagactgaagaccctcctcttgcAGGAGTACTcaggcagagtgtagagtgtgtggagtattagggtctccagactgacttctgtgtttagtagagtctaagcttagatgggatcttctggattctagtctatacaaacttgccaaggatattttctgagtgaacagtgaagcacttttgcaagttgctctggagaagagcgacGGTTAAACGACAACAATTTCATATTTGTCCGTATGgttgctgtcactcaaaaagaTGTATCTaattttttttgacatttttcacttttctccataatgtgaatctggcagatgttATTTACACTGTGCCAAAAGTCCATTCAGTGATTGGCACAGGGATatacttaataataaacaaacagtggTTGTTTGTAAACAGTTACCCAAttagccaacatgctcatgtagggctcacatgggtggattgtggtctaggtgggttccaggtgggttccaggtaggcatgggctctgagtgggtttgtacatgcgtttttactgggacccagtagGGCTTCCCAAATGTTCCCCtgatcgttacagcccaccttaatctcatatgggtcccatctaggccccggATGCAATTTGCAACCAAGATGTTTGGTTCTATGTTTAACCCCTACTGGTCCCATCGCTGACCCTGGTgtgcatccatatgtggggccaatttAAAACCAGAGGACAAACCATTCTGTTTCCTaattgggctacccatacaggccccacatggacatgatgaatggactaatagaaatgctccaaaataaaatcTTATTACAATGActtttattgaaagttaagaagatgCTATTTCAGAGATACCAGGTTACATCTATTCATTTTAGGTGGCACCAATACTAGAGTATATAAACCTGGGCTAGCATGGAAAGTTATTCCCACAGCCATAAGCCTTGTTATGTTTGGTGATTTGGTGAAATGTAGAGCATTTTCACACCTATAAttggtttgctctggtctgaatcagtcaacgggtttgtaaacttggagcaTCTTCCCCtcggtttggtttgttttcacccaGAGAACAATCCAAGTCATAACAAACCATGTGAGAACGTTTTCTCTGCTCATTGGCCAGACCTGTCTGGGGTGGGAGCaggaaagtaaatacaggaagaaggtcctgtgttctggaccaGTGCAGATTTCTGTTcatttaacatggagcaacagcagagatggTGTCTGATAATAGCTGTAGTAACGGTAATGATCTGGGCAGTATAGCAGATTAACATCTGGCTTCAGGAGCTGTTGAGCTCAAATCTGCTTAACCTGGTAGGTCGGATCGAGGTTGGATCATGTTCTCTGCTGCTACAGGGCTCGTCTGAGACCAGAACGAGACCACCTCAATGAGACGAGAGACCAGATTTCAATGGTCTCAGTGCAGTTGTTTTCAGGTGTTTTTAGGAACTCCGAACCCTAAAATGTTTGATGTGCAGTGAAGATGCTCCTAAACGTCCAAAATCAATGATGAAAAGGAAAATGAAGAGCgatggagaaagagaaatagtTGTTTTACTTGAGGCCGAGGGATCCCAACTCCAGTGAGGGGCTTTGGTAGAGCAGGTTTGATGGGGGGAGGGGTCAGAACCCCAGCTGACACATTGGAGTCTGGAGAACTCATTGGCGTTAGTGTGACAGAAGAGATTTCAAGGCAGGAAAAGGATGTCAGATTATGACACCAGAAAAGAGAGGACGGCCTCTGCAGCATAAAGTCCTCATTAGTGGAGTTAATGTGAAGCAACTGGTGGGAAAAAGAAAGGACCACACAGATAGAAAGATTAAAGACAGCAGAAGAGGGGTTGCCTCTGAAGAGCATGAGGGCTTGGTAAGTTATGGTTATCGCACTTTGGCATTTAGAGACAGACACTCCATGCAGTTCTTACAGGTGGAACTTGAGCAATCAGCAGCTGCTCCTCCAGCGTCTGCAGTTGCTTTTTCAATTCAGAATTCTCCGTCTCGAGTTCTTGAATCTGTGAGGATGAGAGCAAAgtcaatttcttttttgtctcaagACCCTAAAACAACTAAAACAAAGCAATTTCCAAAAAGACCAAAGAAGGTGGAGGCTGAAGTGTCTCAGCTGAAGTGTGGCCGTTAGCTTGGACATGGCTGCCAAAGGGAATAAAAACCAACAACGCTACAAAACGATTTTCCAGAGAGTTTACTGGAGCCTTACTCTTTTCTGCAGGCTTCCTATTTGTTTCCGTGTCTCTACATCTTTCCCTCCTGACTCCAAGAACTTCTTGTAGGCCAGATCAAACGCCTGGCCAATGGTCAAAGTGATCTCCTCTGCCTGAAAGTTGCAAGAAGGAAGATActatcattcatttattcaataCTTGACGTGTCTTACTTACTTTTTTCATTACAAAtcacattttatttgatttaaaggggaattccaccactTTAAAATGCTGCGTTCTTGAGAAACTTACTaattcagaattattcacaatGGTAGTGAATGAAAGCAGACTTCTGAAGAGTTTATCGCCTCTAAAAACTCCCTGACGTAGCAATTAATACACCAAATAGTTAGCAATACACTGCCTGACGCCTGAGACACTTTTCTGAGCAGCTTATGGCTATAAAGCCTCTGGAAGACATTTTAATATACTGTTTTTTTGGGTCTAATACTAAACCTGGGTGTTTAGTTAAGCTTCAGCAAAGTttcaacagaaaacacaaagcagaaatctGATAAAACACTCCTTAAAAACCACACCTCCAACACAGAGCAGTGTGGGTGTGGTCTTAACATTCTAATGAACGTGCATGACTGACAGCCCTCCATCAATAAGGATTTGCTTTTTCACTCCAGACTGTGGTTCTCATTTCATAGATCTTTTGGGTTTACTGAGGTTCAGATATCTGGAACATTACCAGCCCATATGCAGCTCAAGCTCAAGAGTCATCCAGTCATGCCCAGTCATCCCTCCCATCCGGCACACCCATCAGCCCATCACCTCTCCGTTTTTCCGATTTGGCAGCTGGCTAATCGCAGAGCCAGTACAGGTGTGTGGCAGGTAGCAGGTCTTTCAGGTTACGGTGCTGCACCTGGACCTTCCGTCTCGGTCCCGGCACCCAGCGGAGAGGCGAAGGGGGCCGGACTTGTGGGACAACGGGGCAACTGTGGTGGCTGGAGCTTTAGCTCatcaggtttagctttagctctctaGTTGTTTAGAATCAAAGAGAGGAcggagccatgttagccttgtgattggtgaGGGGTATGCTGACCTCAACCTGAGCCACTTTTAGGACCGCCTATTCTACATGAGGAGGAGAGTAATagtggtgaaatacagcagacgtTTATTAGACTTTTAGGAATTAatcatgctgattgaccagcaagATTAAACTGGTCgatcagcatgatcagcatcacCAAGGTAGTAAAGCAGAATGACCAGTAAGATGAAactggttgatcagcatgatcagcatcacCAAGGTAGTAAAGCAGAATGACCAGTAAGATGAAACTGGTTGATCAGCACGATCAGCATTACCGAGGTAGTAAACCAGAATGACCAGCAAGATGAAACTGGTCgatcagcatgatcagcatcacAAAGGTAGTcaaccagaatgaccagcaAGATGAAACTGGTGGATCAACATGATCAGCATCACCAAGGTAGTcaaccagaatgaccagcaagatgaaactgattgatcagcatgatcagcatcacgaagctggtcaaccagcatgacaagCATCACCAAGGTAGCcggccagcatgaccagcaagatgAAATTGGTCGATCAACTTGATCAGTATCACCAAGTTGGTCAAACAACATGACCAGCAATATCAGGTTGgtcgaccagcataaccagcaagaTGAAGTTGGTCTACCAAAATGACCAGCATCAaaatgaccagcatcaccaagcatGAGATTAATAAACTTTACgctgggggccctgaggagccagatttaCTTCATTACAAAGAAAACTCAGATTTAGGTTTTCAGGTTTTAAGATACATGAATTTAAAGCAGAGATGTACATGCAAGGTGTTGTAAAGCGAAATAGCCCCTAAAGAAAGGGTATTCTATCAGATTTTCCAAAATTTTACACCATCAACACCTCAACAAGAAGACTGGTGAGAAGAAGGTTCCCTGGTgattttggatagtaaataaaatggctatattcgTGCTGTAGTCATGAAGACTCCTGGTTTCTATCACCACCGCTGTAAACATATCCAAGAGCTCCTCTAGTATGAATCATTTCACACTAAgctccactctgaatgactctgtttacattaaacactgaattatgcagaaattagTGGAATTCACCTCAAAGCTGCAGAACCCAAGACTGCAGTAGTGAGGCTTCTCTGCCAGACTAGAATCTTTATTGTGAGTGTGCTGTCTTACACATTTTTCACTGTCAAACACGTAGCAGAGATGTTTGTTGGACTCTGAGTCTTTGCAGATGAATGTGAATATCCTCTTGTCTGTTTTATCGTCTGCACAGAAGGATATCCGATGCAACTGGCAATTGTGCTGCACCTCCTATGAAGAGAAAGGGAAACTCTATAGGTTATACGGAGCAACAAAGGAGACAGGAGGCAGGTGATCATTGTAAGCTCTGTAAGCATTGCTTTTGACTCTACATTATATGTGTGCAGGTACTGAGAGACCCctgagagaacaaggccaattgtgctctctctgactccggctgctgatgatggcaagcagcatgacccgggattcgaaccttGACTGTactttagtccactggacccCTTTCGGAGCCCCTCGTTCATTTTTTTGCCACGTAAATAAATGGCAGAAACTGAACCCACTGTCTCATGACATACAGTGTGCAATAGGCCCTAATTGACATACACTCAACATTCTGGATGCAGTCACAGGGCAGCTAGTGAATGTGTAAGTGCGTACATCTGGCCTCGTTTACTAACTGCCGGGGAGCTTGTTTAGTGCTTGCGATTCAGCTGAAGTTATGCTCACGATACAACTAGTGTACGGCCGtgatgttattgttattattgatttgaatatgcAAATATAGGTCATGAATAAGAACCATGATCTCAGAAAGACCTGACCTGGACAAAAAAATCTGGCCTGAGCAGCAAGGCTTGTAATGTACAATGAATGTGACATGCAAACCTTTGTCTTAGGATCTAATATCTTCACTCCATAAATAGAAATCTGCAATTCCACTTTTGGAATCTTCTGCCCCTCTGATTTCTTGATATGTCTTTGAAactacagaaaaagaaagagagttaGTGCAATATAgtatgttaaataataataataaaaataataattaatcaaaTCTGTCTGATTTACTCCAAATTCGAACACAAAATTAATTTTACTTCTCATTTAGTAGCAGAGTATCAGATTTAGATGTATTTATTGCTTTTAAacttataaaataattatttggacCACAGGATTGACAAACTAGGCATAACCTAAGCATTCGGCTGCATGTTTCAGCCacatttaatacccttgatttcggaagaaacatgAACAAgcacgtgtcccaatacttttgtcacataATGTATCTGACTATCTATCCGGCTCAGTGTGCTAACCTACTCTACAGGACACACACAGCAATAACAGAAACACATCTGCAACTGTTCCACGTCGTTTATCAAGCATGTTGAAGGCGGCTGAAAAGCCTGAGAGCAGCTGGTCACTTTTGGCACTGCACATTGCTGGTTCAGGATGGCCACTCGTCAGGATGGCTGCCGCTGCACAAGGTCAGGGTAAAAAGGTCAAACAGTAACTGCGGTTAGCCATAAGACTGACCTTGAGTTTTCGAACTGCATCCCTCACCACTTCTGTTCCTTTGGGCTGTTCAACCTCAGTGTTCCCCAGAAACTGTGAGGAAGAGCAGAAACAAGGTAAGGTCAAGCGCAATACGAACAGTAGAATTTAAAGGCATCTGAATAGTCCTCGTGCCGTTCATACGCACAACACGGCCCATACAGAGCACCGGAGCGCTGAACCAATAACATCAGACATGCAGAAGCTTCTATTAATATTCATGCTAATATTAAAACAGTGGTCTCCCACTGCTGGAGCCTCTGGCTACATCCCATATTCCATTGTGTGTAATCCACTGATATTCAAAGCACAATTATCATTTCAAAGTTGTAGGAAAAGCTTTGATAATTACTTCAAATAGAGAACAACCATCCCTCCGCCTGTTGTGCAACACACTGCCGCTTTACGAAACTGACTTGAAAGTGTTTGAAAGGGCAGCGCTGCAGCTAGTGTCCAACAGATGGACATTTAGCCGCTCCATGTGGTCAGGCGTCTGTCTAGACAAACTGCGCTGCTAAACAAAGACTGCTGGCTTTCTCAATACACTCAATACACGTCTTCTActctaaaagaaaacaaattagGCCCTGCGCTCCCGTCTCCAGAGCATCTCAGGCCATTTTAACCATGTGTCTCTCTGAGAGGCTACACCTCTCCACAGTGGCCACTGTGTGCTGCTGTTGTGCTCCTCAGAGACGCCTTTAAACCacaagctgctccagagcgtGGTAGACAACCCAAGCCTTCCCCAAGCAAAACCATACAATTTCCCTCTCATAGAATCACTATAGTAAGAagtgacatttatttcaggGTTCTACGGTAGTTTAGGCAaggcaagtttatttatatagcgccTATTATAGATTTGCAGTCAGCACTGTTATAGACACACGGTTATGGACACACAGATATGGACACACAGATATGGACACACAGATATAGACACACAGATATAGACACACAGTTATAGACACAGTTATAGACACACAGATATAGACACAGATATATAGACACAGTTATAGACACACAGTTATAGACACAGATATAGACACAGTTATAGACACAGTTATAGACACAGATATAGACACAGTTATAGACAGTTATAGACACAGATATAGACACAGATATAGACACACAGTTATAGACAGATACAGACGCAGTTGTAGATACAGATATAGACACACAGTTATAGACacagatacagacacacagttgtagaCACAGTTATAGACACACAGTTATAGACACAGATATAGACACACAGATATAGACACAGTTATAGACACACAGTTATAGACACAGTTATAGACACACAGATATAGACACAGATATAGACACACAGATATAGACACAGTTAGAAACAGTTATAGACACACAGTTATAGACACACAGTTATAGACAGTTATAGACACAGATATAGACACAGTTAGAAACACGGATATAGACACACAGATATAGACACAGATATAGACACAGATATAGACACAGATATAGACACACAGTTATAGACAGTGGCAATTCGAAGTGCTTTacataaacagaaaataaacagatttaaataacaaattaacaacaatacaaaaacaacaataacagcaCAATATgtaaaaactaataataaactaaaaataaaaaaataatctgtgttttgcAACTGGACCAGCCTCTATGCTGTTGATTAAATCTTTGGATAATCATGTCAACATAATTGAAGGATTTCCACTCGGAAGGAACTTTATTTAAACCTCTAAATAATTCATCACACTCATCTCTCCTTTACAAATCTGTTTTTCAACAGAACCACTGACAGGCCAAAAAACTGGTCTTCTGCAGCATTGCACAACAAACCCTATTTGGCCTCTTCATTTGAAAAGGTGTAAATCATCACCCACGCAGCCAGACTCCGGACTACACTCtacaaaatgctccaaaacattCCACAATaacaagaaccacttttagtttcCTAAGTCCCTTTCAGTGGACGGTTGTTCTGTGAAGTACTATCATAAAGACGATGTGTGATGAGTGTGAAGAGCttttttaaagattaaagaacctCCGTAGAATGTAAAGGGTCTCGGGAGAACCCTTATATTGGAGTAGCACATTTACATTAGGCACAAAAACATTgatctttagggaaccaaaagtggctcttctatcaCATCAATCAAACCACCTTTCACTGCAAGCCCATTTTGAGAGTGTACTCTT
The genomic region above belongs to Salminus brasiliensis chromosome 8, fSalBra1.hap2, whole genome shotgun sequence and contains:
- the gulp1a gene encoding PTB domain-containing engulfment adapter protein 1 isoform X1; translated protein: MSRAFNRKKDKSWMHTPEALAKHFIAYNAKFLGNTEVEQPKGTEVVRDAVRKLKFQRHIKKSEGQKIPKVELQISIYGVKILDPKTKEVQHNCQLHRISFCADDKTDKRIFTFICKDSESNKHLCYVFDSEKCAEEITLTIGQAFDLAYKKFLESGGKDVETRKQIGSLQKRIQELETENSELKKQLQTLEEQLLIAQVPPLLHINSTNEDFMLQRPSSLFWCHNLTSFSCLEISSVTLTPMSSPDSNVSAGVLTPPPIKPALPKPLTGVGIPRPQGGGNSKVPTDVFDMVPFSPVAPLVPLPASDTSPPPPPARPADIRKDLFGAEPFDPFICGAADFPPDIQSRLDEMQEGFKMGLTVEGTVFSLDPLDGRC
- the gulp1a gene encoding PTB domain-containing engulfment adapter protein 1 isoform X2 gives rise to the protein MSRAFNRKKDKSWMHTPEALAKHFIAYNAKFLGNTEVEQPKGTEVVRDAVRKLKFQRHIKKSEGQKIPKVELQISIYGVKILDPKTKEVQHNCQLHRISFCADDKTDKRIFTFICKDSESNKHLCYVFDSEKCAEEITLTIGQAFDLAYKKFLESGGKDVETRKQIGSLQKRIQELETENSELKKQLQTLEEQLLIAQVPPGGGNSKVPTDVFDMVPFSPVAPLVPLPASDTSPPPPPARPADIRKDLFGAEPFDPFICGAADFPPDIQSRLDEMQEGFKMGLTVEGTVFSLDPLDGRC